One region of Luteolibacter yonseiensis genomic DNA includes:
- a CDS encoding OmpA family protein → MHPRSKLPYFFLGLAALLATSAVVMLATRLRVKNPELPPAVPTQAAEPVAPPKIEGLTEPAKPEDPDKVLADLGIGVAAADPAVLVSQIATALEAGDLAKVARLIGKDALDPETTAKLKLMASTPLRLRQPDGVREVGELELNARSRWALELDGAQPGRDSIFLDLRRLNGRWAVERLTLPPGPGEPIPKAVFADSLGVADAFLQAVLRQDFEFARDFVDPATVSDAKIAGLCILFEEGEYRMRKTKPLRSMFQREDTVGYLANVETKDGKQSAQFGINMIQPPTPSNWIVSEINLNQLLADYARRVAGGDIYYSPLVKNPAGGDTLALYFEFDEDEMNPRTRRQLEIVTMILKADPGKKITLSGHTDALGTEDYNNSLSTRRADVVRDYLSKAGVSPSQIVTVGKGASQPRRPNITESGMDNPEGRRANRRTEIYLDF, encoded by the coding sequence ATGCATCCCCGCTCGAAACTCCCTTACTTCTTCCTGGGCCTCGCCGCCCTGCTCGCCACCTCCGCCGTGGTCATGCTGGCGACCCGCCTCAGGGTGAAAAATCCCGAGCTTCCGCCCGCCGTCCCGACGCAGGCGGCGGAACCGGTCGCTCCGCCGAAAATCGAAGGTCTCACCGAACCGGCCAAGCCTGAGGACCCGGACAAGGTTCTGGCGGACCTCGGCATCGGCGTCGCCGCCGCGGATCCCGCCGTGCTCGTTTCACAAATCGCCACCGCGCTTGAAGCCGGGGATCTCGCGAAAGTCGCCCGTCTCATCGGCAAGGACGCGCTTGATCCGGAAACCACCGCCAAGCTGAAACTCATGGCTTCCACCCCGCTGCGGCTGCGCCAACCGGACGGCGTGCGCGAGGTGGGCGAACTCGAACTCAACGCCCGCTCCCGCTGGGCTCTGGAACTCGACGGCGCGCAACCCGGCCGCGACAGTATTTTCCTCGACCTCCGCCGCCTCAACGGGAGATGGGCCGTGGAACGGCTCACGCTGCCGCCCGGCCCAGGCGAACCGATCCCGAAGGCTGTCTTCGCCGACTCCCTCGGGGTGGCTGATGCATTTCTCCAGGCGGTGCTCAGGCAGGACTTTGAATTCGCGAGGGATTTCGTCGATCCCGCCACCGTCTCTGACGCGAAGATCGCCGGCCTTTGCATCTTGTTCGAAGAAGGCGAATACCGCATGCGGAAAACCAAACCGCTGCGCTCCATGTTCCAGCGCGAGGATACCGTCGGCTATCTTGCGAATGTGGAAACAAAAGACGGGAAACAATCCGCGCAGTTCGGCATCAACATGATCCAGCCTCCCACCCCGTCGAACTGGATCGTTTCCGAAATCAACCTCAACCAGCTCCTCGCCGATTACGCGCGCCGTGTGGCGGGTGGTGACATCTATTACTCTCCCTTGGTGAAGAATCCCGCCGGCGGCGACACGCTGGCACTCTACTTCGAGTTCGACGAAGATGAGATGAACCCGCGCACACGCCGCCAGTTGGAAATCGTCACCATGATTCTCAAGGCGGATCCCGGGAAAAAAATCACCCTCAGCGGCCACACCGACGCCCTCGGGACGGAGGATTACAACAACAGCCTCTCTACCCGCCGCGCGGACGTCGTCAGGGACTATCTCAGCAAAGCCGGTGTTTCACCCTCCCAGATTGTTACTGTGGGGAAAGGGGCCAGCCAACCACGCCGTCCGAACATCACCGAGAGCGGCATGGACAACCCCGAGGGCCGCCGCGCGAACCGTCGCACGGAGATCTATCTGGATTTCTGA
- a CDS encoding trypsin-like peptidase domain-containing protein yields MNPAFRRLLALTVVFVTAFAAVTVLRTYRAGGDLRSLIPGFSNKTGEFKPEKFTLPEQPPLDLGDVELLSRLNNEYATLTEVVVPSVVSIDTTGVRTERLFDVWGGTQSRNLPTQGQGSGVIVTSEGHVVTNHHVIAGQQRIQVTLHGGKTYTAHLIGEDTLLDIAVLKIDSKETFTPLKMGDSSQVKVGQIVMAIGNPFGLGETVTQGIISAKERSLSDNQRDLFQTDAAINPGNSGGPLVNLRGEIIGINVAIYSPDKQNPGFQGVGFSIPSNDVKDSLFQILERGRPIRGYLGINQVRDVDAMVRSVLQYDGPGGVAVIGILPGSPAQTAGLQYGDIVESVNGEKIRTAQQLISLVQRAKVGQTLGIDIWRKGNTQELKATIAEAGATALAPPLPLDPSAQGRAREPREILQALGIQVRDLSVTERMRGYSGAVVTNLLPSGLAADLLKPGDLIYAVNQSRVSNANEFFLSLAASAAVRDTTLNIVRNGQISKVNLPALPPDE; encoded by the coding sequence ATGAATCCTGCTTTTCGACGATTGCTGGCGCTCACCGTTGTTTTTGTCACCGCGTTCGCCGCGGTCACCGTCCTGCGGACGTACCGCGCGGGCGGCGACCTGCGGAGCCTGATCCCGGGTTTTTCAAACAAGACCGGGGAATTCAAACCCGAGAAATTCACCCTTCCCGAACAACCTCCGCTGGACCTCGGTGACGTGGAGCTGCTTTCAAGGCTCAACAATGAGTATGCCACGCTGACGGAAGTCGTTGTCCCGTCGGTGGTCAGCATCGACACCACCGGGGTGCGCACCGAGCGCTTGTTCGATGTCTGGGGCGGCACCCAGTCCCGGAACCTCCCCACGCAGGGCCAGGGCTCCGGCGTCATCGTGACCAGCGAGGGCCACGTGGTCACGAACCACCACGTCATCGCCGGGCAGCAGAGGATCCAGGTGACGCTCCATGGCGGCAAGACCTACACGGCCCATCTCATCGGCGAGGACACGTTGCTGGACATCGCCGTCCTGAAGATCGATTCGAAGGAAACGTTCACCCCTCTGAAGATGGGGGACTCCTCACAGGTGAAGGTCGGCCAGATCGTCATGGCGATCGGGAACCCCTTCGGCCTCGGCGAAACGGTCACCCAAGGCATCATCTCGGCGAAGGAACGCTCGCTTTCCGACAACCAGCGCGATCTTTTCCAAACGGACGCCGCCATCAATCCTGGCAATTCCGGCGGCCCTCTGGTGAACCTGCGCGGAGAGATCATCGGCATCAACGTGGCCATCTACTCGCCGGACAAGCAGAACCCCGGCTTCCAGGGCGTGGGATTCTCCATTCCCTCCAACGACGTGAAGGACTCGCTTTTCCAGATCCTCGAGCGCGGCCGTCCCATCCGCGGCTATCTCGGCATCAACCAGGTTCGGGATGTGGACGCGATGGTCCGCTCGGTCCTGCAATATGATGGTCCCGGCGGAGTCGCGGTGATCGGCATCCTGCCCGGCTCTCCGGCACAGACCGCCGGCCTGCAATACGGCGACATCGTCGAATCGGTGAATGGCGAGAAAATCAGGACCGCACAGCAGCTGATTTCGCTCGTCCAGAGGGCAAAGGTAGGCCAGACCCTCGGCATCGACATCTGGAGAAAAGGCAACACACAGGAACTCAAGGCGACCATCGCCGAAGCCGGGGCCACCGCCCTCGCCCCCCCGCTTCCGCTCGATCCCTCGGCCCAAGGACGCGCCCGCGAACCCAGGGAAATCCTCCAAGCGCTGGGCATCCAGGTGCGGGATCTGTCGGTGACCGAGCGCATGCGCGGCTATTCCGGAGCCGTGGTCACCAATCTTCTTCCAAGCGGCTTGGCCGCGGATCTGCTGAAGCCGGGTGATCTCATCTACGCCGTGAACCAATCCCGCGTCAGCAATGCGAACGAATTTTTCCTTTCCCTAGCCGCCTCCGCCGCCGTGCGGGACACCACCCTCAACATCGTCCGGAACGGTCAGATTTCCAAAGTGAACCTGCCCGCGCTGCCGCCTGACGAATGA
- a CDS encoding nucleotide pyrophosphatase/phosphodiesterase family protein produces MRLAVINLVGLSKSLLGPDMPGITRFAEKNGMQSYKPAFPAVTCTAQSSIVTGTSPGKHGVVANGWYDRENAEVRFWKQSNHIVRGEKLWDKLRREIPGFTCAKLFWWYNMHSTADFSITPRPLYPADGRKVFDVHTQPMGMREELKNDLGPFPFQAFWGPGSGIASSEWIAASAKWVEEKHSPTLSLVYLPHLDYPLQKDGPLAANIPDECRKIDKVAADLIDFYESRGIRVLVLSEYGISPVSKVIHLNRLFREKGWIQIKNELGLETLDCGASKAFAIADHQVAHVYVNDPAIRWEVRKLLGNTPGIDEVREVTDDWPEGVATERAGDFIAVAAADAWFTYYFWNDDAVAPDYARTIDIHRKPGYDPCELFVDPAIKHPKLRIAKFLLKKKLGLRGLLDVIPLDASLVKGSHGRDHVPADERPVLLGTAFPVKTAQDVHRAIMEAARQ; encoded by the coding sequence ATGCGCCTCGCCGTCATCAATCTCGTCGGACTGTCCAAATCGCTGCTCGGACCTGACATGCCGGGGATCACCCGGTTCGCTGAAAAGAACGGGATGCAGTCCTACAAGCCCGCGTTCCCGGCGGTGACCTGCACGGCGCAGTCGTCCATCGTAACCGGGACTTCACCGGGAAAACACGGTGTGGTGGCGAACGGATGGTATGACCGGGAGAACGCGGAGGTGCGTTTCTGGAAACAGAGCAACCACATCGTGCGCGGCGAGAAGCTGTGGGACAAACTGCGGCGGGAGATCCCCGGCTTCACTTGCGCGAAGCTTTTCTGGTGGTACAACATGCACTCCACGGCGGATTTTTCCATCACGCCGCGACCTCTCTATCCGGCGGACGGCAGGAAGGTTTTCGACGTGCACACCCAGCCAATGGGAATGCGCGAGGAGTTGAAAAACGATCTCGGACCGTTCCCGTTCCAAGCGTTCTGGGGACCCGGCTCGGGGATCGCGTCGTCCGAGTGGATCGCCGCCTCCGCCAAATGGGTGGAGGAGAAGCACTCGCCCACGCTGAGCCTGGTTTATCTTCCGCACTTGGACTATCCTCTTCAAAAGGACGGACCCCTTGCCGCGAACATCCCCGACGAGTGCCGGAAAATCGACAAGGTGGCGGCGGACCTCATCGACTTCTACGAGTCGCGCGGCATCCGCGTGCTGGTTTTGTCCGAATATGGAATTTCCCCGGTCTCGAAGGTGATCCACCTGAACCGCCTGTTCCGGGAAAAAGGCTGGATCCAGATCAAGAACGAACTGGGACTTGAAACCCTGGACTGCGGTGCGTCGAAGGCGTTCGCCATCGCCGATCACCAGGTGGCGCACGTGTATGTGAATGATCCGGCGATCCGCTGGGAGGTGAGGAAGTTGTTAGGCAACACACCGGGAATTGACGAGGTGCGCGAGGTCACGGATGACTGGCCGGAGGGCGTGGCGACGGAGCGGGCCGGAGACTTCATCGCCGTGGCGGCGGCGGACGCATGGTTCACCTATTATTTCTGGAATGATGACGCGGTGGCGCCGGATTACGCGCGGACCATCGATATCCACCGCAAGCCGGGCTACGACCCGTGCGAGCTCTTCGTGGATCCCGCGATCAAACACCCCAAACTGCGCATCGCGAAATTCCTCCTGAAGAAAAAGCTCGGGCTGCGCGGGTTGCTCGACGTGATCCCGCTTGATGCCTCGCTGGTGAAAGGTTCCCACGGGCGCGACCACGTACCCGCGGACGAACGCCCTGTGCTGCTCGGCACCGCATTTCCCGTGAAAACGGCGCAGGATGTCCACCGCGCGATCATGGAGGCGGCGCGCCAGTAG